In Streptomyces sp. NBC_01231, the sequence GACCTCGACCGGAACCAACTCCAGCCGCCGGCCGCCGACCACGTGGTGCCACGTCCAGCCGTGCGGCGTCGCCACCGCCGGCACCGTGTCCCACAGTTCGTGCCCGGTCGCCGACAACGCCGCGTTCGCCGACACGTAGTCCGTCAGCCGCAGTTCGTCGACGCCGAAGCCCTCCGGCGGGTCGGCGATCTCCACCGCCGCCCGCGCGTACGCCGAGAAGTCGGGGTAGCCGCGCTCATCGATCCGTACCCCTCTGGGGTGGCGGGCCGCCCGGACCGGATCCGGGAAATGCACGACCTGCCCGGCGTAGGCCGCGTTCGGCGGCGCGGCTTGCTGCCCGAGCCGACCTGTCGTCATGGCGGTTGCCCCCTGCGGCACTCTGTACGACCCGTAGTGACCAGCTCCGCGCCACTACGCCCCGTATCGACTGTCTCGTCCGTCACGACGACCGTCTCGACCCACGTCTCGACGCCCGCCCCGACTTCTCTCCGCTTCTGTCCACGCGCTGACCGCGTGGATCGCGGTGCCGACAGCCTATGCGGTACCGCAAGACCGGTCACCGGGCACCGGCCGGCGGCCCTCCGCTTCCGTGACCAGCCGTCACCCCGTCGTGACAGCCAGCCCGAACACGGGCGTGTCGCACCGCCCCAGCTTCCGCACCAGCCACGCCATTTGGCAGTCTGTGTCAGCCGGGGGATGCCCGGGAGGGGATGACGATCATGAACGCGACGCAGACGGGACCGCACCCAGGACCGCGACCAGGCACGTCCGGAGACCCACGGACCAGCACGCCGGCGGACCAGCACACCGGATCCCGGACCGAATCACAGCCCAGATCGCAGCCGGGCGCGGAGCCCGGATCGCAGCCCAGACCGCACAGCGGTGCGTCCTTCGGCCCGTCCGGAGACCCCCGTATCGGCTGGAGCAGCACGGAGACCCCGCACGCTCCCGCCCTGCGGCACCGTCGCGACGGCATACTCCCCACCGTCGCCGCCGCCCTCTCCGTCCGCGGCGTCACCCTCACCGGCACGCCCGCCCGAGGCGACCAGCCGCCCGCCCTGCACCCCCTGGTCCAGGACTTCCTCGACACGCTCCCGAGCGGACAGCGGGACCGCTTCACCGGCCGCTGCGCCGAGGCCATGCTGATGTCCCGGCACATCGCCGCCGTCGACGCCACCCGCAGCAAGCGGGCCGCCCGCAAGCCGATGACCAACGGCGAGGCCCGCAGAGCCCTCAAGCAGGCGAAACTCACCACCCGGCGGATCCGCGAGGACGGCGACCCCCTGCACGGCAGCTTCGCGGCCCCCTGCCGGGCCTGCACAGCGCTCAGCGCCCACTTCGGCGTCCGTGTGGTCGACTCCACATCGACGGGCGGCTGAGCCGGTCACCCACCCACCACGTACATCACCGTGCACAGCCACACGTACCTCGGCACGTACACCGGCAAGGCGCCTCGACGAACGAAGGGCAGATGCACCCCGACCGCACCTCCACCACGCGCTTCGCCGTACCCGTCGACGCCACTCTGCGCGCCGCCGGCTGGGTACCGGGACGCTGGGACATAAAGCAGGCGGAGATCTGGGCCGACGCCCTGCGTGAACACGCCTCGCCCGCCGGGCATCGGCACGCCGTCTTCCCCGCCGCCGTGGAGGCCTGGGCCGAGTTCGGCGGTCTCCACCTCGCCCCGACCGGCCCCGGCCGTCAGGTCGCCCCCGTCGGACTCCACTTCGATCCCCTGCACGGCCTCCACCTGGCCCGCACCCTCGCCGACCTCGGCCGCGCGCTCGACACCGAGGTCTGCCCCCTCGGCGCCGAGACCGACAGCCAGGCCCTCCTCGCCATCGACACCGAAGGCCGCGTCTACGCCCTCGACCACACCGGCGACTGGTACCTGGGGCACGACCTCGACCAGGCCCTCGCCACACTCGTCTCCGGCATCGAACCGACCCGCCTCACCACGGGCTGAACAACCGCGCCCACAGCACCCGCAGCACAAAGAAGCCGAATCACCGCCCCGCCCGCACAGCCCCAGGCCCTACGAAGCCGGAATCACCGCCGACACCCGGAAGCCCCCCGCGTCCGTGGGCCCGGACACGAACACCCCGCCCAGGGCGAGGACCCGCTCCCTCATGCCCACCAGCCCGTTGCCCCCCGACGGCAACCGCGCGGCCGCGGCGGTGGCCACCTCGTCCGGGGGGTCGTTCTCCACCTGCATCGCGATCTCCGCCACCCGGTGTGCCAGCCGTACGTGCGTCTTCGCCCCCGCCGCGTGCTTGTGGACGTTCGTCAACGCCTCCTGCACCACCCGGAACGCCGTCTGCTCGATCTCCGCCGCGTACTCCCGCGAGTCCCCGTCCACCGACAGTTCGACGACCATTCCAGCGGCCGCCGACTGTCCCACCAGCACGTCCAGATCCGACAGCCACGGCCCGTCCGCCGCGCTCTCGTCGTCCGCGGCCCGTGAGGCCGCCGCCGCGGCCGCCACCCCCACCGCCGCCAACGGCACATCCTCACGCCGCACGGGTGCGCCCTCAGCGCTGCGCAGCACACCGAGCATCTCCCGCAGCTCGGTCAACGCCTGGCGTCCCATGTCCCCCACGAGCGCCGCGTTCTTCACGGCCTTCTCGGGGTCCTTCCGTGCGATCGCCTGGAGCGCGGCCGCGTGCACCACCATCAGGCTCACCCGATGGGCGACGACGTCATGCATCTCCCGCGCGATCCGGGTCCGTTCCTCGCCCCGCGCCCACTCGGCCCGTTCCTCGGCCCGCTCCGCGAGCAACTGAAGCTCCCGCTCCAGGCTGTCGGCCCGCTCCCGCAAGCTCTCCATCAACCGCCGCCGGGCCCCCACGTACAACCCCAGCAGCAACGGCGGCGCGGTCAGCCCCAGCGAGGTTGTGATCGAGGCGAAGGGGACGAACCAGTCCCCCATCGTCAGGTCGCCCCGGGCCATGTCCTGCCGCACCCGTACGAACGTCACGATCAACGTCCCCACCAGCGACATCCCCGCCAGCGCTCCGATGATCCGGCGCGGCAGCTCCGAGGCGGCCAGCGTGTACAGGCCGACGATGCCCATCAGGAAGCCCATCTGGGCGGGAGTGATCGCGATCGACACCAGCACGACCGCGATGGGCCACCGCCGCCGCAGTACCAGCACCGAACCGGCCAGCAGCCCGAACACGATCCCCGCCGCCAAGGGGATCCCCGCGTCCCGCGCGAACGGAACCCCCTCCACGGCACACTCTGCCGCGGACACCAGCGCCAGACCGACGTCCAGCACCGCGCTTCGCCACCTCGCCCACCACCACGGCGGCCCTTCCTCGGCCGCCGCGTGCTGTTCCCCCGTCGTGGTCATGCCTCCAGCCTACGGTCGCCGGGCGCCCCTTTTCCGGTGAGTTTCCGTGACTGGCCCCCACCACACTCCGTGACCGGACGGCGACGAATCCGCCCGATATCCCTCGAACTGCTGAATCGCTCACCGTTCGACCCTGGAAGATCGGATTCCGCCACCGAGAGTGCCTCGTTGTACCGTCGCGTGGACGTTGTACCGTCGCGTGGAAGGCGCTCGGTACGGCATAGTGTTGGGTGCCGACTCGACGATCCAGCCGAATGTCCGGTTCGGTCGAGCGTCATTCCCCCGTGGTGTAATTGGCAGCACTGTGGCTTTTGGTGCCATCTGTCCGGGTTCGAGTCCTGGCGGGGGAGCAGCGGCGGTCCGGGCCCTGACCACAGGTCGGGGCCCTTACTCATGTCCCTCACGAAACGCCCCGGTATCCTGCGGATGTCGAACCCCACCCCCCAGAAGCCGAAGGGCAACCCCGTGAGCGCCATTCGCCCGGCAGCCGTCGTCGTTCTCGCAGCGGGTGAGGGCACCCGTATGAAGTCGGCCACACCGAAGGTCCTGCACGAGATCTGTGGCCGTTCCCTCGTGGGCCATGTGCTGGCCGCCGCCCGCGAGTTGCAGCCGGAGAACCTGGTCGTGGTCGTGGGCCACGCCCGCGAGAAGGTCACCGCGCATCTCGCCGAGGTCGACACCGAGGTCCGTACGGCCGTACAGGCACAGCAGAACGGCACCGGGCACGCCGTACGGATGGCCCTCGAAGAGCTGGGCGGCTCGGTGGACGGGACCGTGGTCGTCGTCTGCGGAGACACCCCGCTGCTGACCGGCGAGACGCTTCAGCAGCTCGCCGCGACCCACTCCGCCGACGGCAACGCCGTCACCGTGCTGACGGCCGAGGTGCCGGACGCGACCGGGTACGGCCGGATCGTGCGGGACGGGGCGTCGGGGACGGTCACCGCGATCGTCGAGCACAAGGACGCGTCCGAGTCGCAGCGCGCGATCCGGGAGATCAACTCGGGGGTGTTCGCGTTCGACGGGCAGTTGCTCGCCGACGCGCTCGGGAAGGTGCGTACGGACAACTCGCAGGGCGAGGAGTACCTGACCGACGTCCTGGGGATTCTGCGCGAGGCCGGTCACCGGGTCGGCGCCTCCGTCGCCGGCGACCACCGTGAGATCGCCGGGATCAACAACCGCGTGCAACTGTCCGAGGCGCGGCGGATCCTCAACGACCGGTTGCTGACCAGCGCGATGCTCGCCGGTGTCACCGTCATCGACCCCGCGACAACGTGGGTCGACGTCACCGTCACGTTCGAGCAGGACGCCACCGTCCACCCGGGGACGCAGCTGCACGGGTCCACGCATCTCGGCGAGGGCGCGGTGGTCGGCCCCCACAGCCGGCTCACCGACACCCGGGTGGGGGCCGGCGCCCGGGTCGACAACACCGTCGCGGACAGCGCGGAGGTAGGCCCCGAGGCGACCGTGGGGCCGTACGCCTATCTGCGTCCCGGCACCCGGCTCGGAGCGAAGTCCAAGGTCGGTACGTACGTGGAGACCAAGAACGCCTCGATCGGCGAGGGGACGAAGGTCCCCCACCTCTCCTACGTCGGTGACGCGACGATCGGCGAGCACACCAACATCGGTGCGGCGAGCGTGTTCGTGAACTACGACGGTCAGGACAAGCACCACACGACGGTCGGCTCGCACTGCCGTACCGGTTCGGACAACATGTTTGTGGCTCCCGTCACGGTCGGGGACGGTGCGTACACCGCCGCCGGGTCCGTGATCACGAAGGACGTGCCGCCCGGTTCGCTGGCCGTGGCCCGCGGCCAACAGCGGAATATCGAGGGCTGGGTGGCCCGTAAGCGTCCGGGAAGCGCGGCGGCGAAGGCCGCCGAGGCCTCTTC encodes:
- a CDS encoding SUKH-3 domain-containing protein gives rise to the protein MHPDRTSTTRFAVPVDATLRAAGWVPGRWDIKQAEIWADALREHASPAGHRHAVFPAAVEAWAEFGGLHLAPTGPGRQVAPVGLHFDPLHGLHLARTLADLGRALDTEVCPLGAETDSQALLAIDTEGRVYALDHTGDWYLGHDLDQALATLVSGIEPTRLTTG
- a CDS encoding YwqJ-related putative deaminase, giving the protein MNATQTGPHPGPRPGTSGDPRTSTPADQHTGSRTESQPRSQPGAEPGSQPRPHSGASFGPSGDPRIGWSSTETPHAPALRHRRDGILPTVAAALSVRGVTLTGTPARGDQPPALHPLVQDFLDTLPSGQRDRFTGRCAEAMLMSRHIAAVDATRSKRAARKPMTNGEARRALKQAKLTTRRIREDGDPLHGSFAAPCRACTALSAHFGVRVVDSTSTGG
- a CDS encoding histidine kinase, which produces MTTTGEQHAAAEEGPPWWWARWRSAVLDVGLALVSAAECAVEGVPFARDAGIPLAAGIVFGLLAGSVLVLRRRWPIAVVLVSIAITPAQMGFLMGIVGLYTLAASELPRRIIGALAGMSLVGTLIVTFVRVRQDMARGDLTMGDWFVPFASITTSLGLTAPPLLLGLYVGARRRLMESLRERADSLERELQLLAERAEERAEWARGEERTRIAREMHDVVAHRVSLMVVHAAALQAIARKDPEKAVKNAALVGDMGRQALTELREMLGVLRSAEGAPVRREDVPLAAVGVAAAAAASRAADDESAADGPWLSDLDVLVGQSAAAGMVVELSVDGDSREYAAEIEQTAFRVVQEALTNVHKHAAGAKTHVRLAHRVAEIAMQVENDPPDEVATAAAARLPSGGNGLVGMRERVLALGGVFVSGPTDAGGFRVSAVIPAS
- the glmU gene encoding bifunctional UDP-N-acetylglucosamine diphosphorylase/glucosamine-1-phosphate N-acetyltransferase GlmU; its protein translation is MSAIRPAAVVVLAAGEGTRMKSATPKVLHEICGRSLVGHVLAAARELQPENLVVVVGHAREKVTAHLAEVDTEVRTAVQAQQNGTGHAVRMALEELGGSVDGTVVVVCGDTPLLTGETLQQLAATHSADGNAVTVLTAEVPDATGYGRIVRDGASGTVTAIVEHKDASESQRAIREINSGVFAFDGQLLADALGKVRTDNSQGEEYLTDVLGILREAGHRVGASVAGDHREIAGINNRVQLSEARRILNDRLLTSAMLAGVTVIDPATTWVDVTVTFEQDATVHPGTQLHGSTHLGEGAVVGPHSRLTDTRVGAGARVDNTVADSAEVGPEATVGPYAYLRPGTRLGAKSKVGTYVETKNASIGEGTKVPHLSYVGDATIGEHTNIGAASVFVNYDGQDKHHTTVGSHCRTGSDNMFVAPVTVGDGAYTAAGSVITKDVPPGSLAVARGQQRNIEGWVARKRPGSAAAKAAEASSRQGESED